In the genome of Corythoichthys intestinalis isolate RoL2023-P3 chromosome 19, ASM3026506v1, whole genome shotgun sequence, one region contains:
- the lft1 gene encoding lefty1, with translation MDFFRACVLCTAFLGWTKAFTHQDMREALLSKLGLDEIPEIHKRDLENLVVPAHIRNKYLSMLKMHHSRRRRALPSLAGILRGIPGNADISGEYVYSDTTRHRVVFDMEARIPDNSEVTMAELKLYQRASIHKRLAVERKTHRPVSNARVSVYWVEELPNGSNRTSLVDSRLIPIHETGWKSFDVTQAVHYWSKTQQKTPMHLEVWIEGERPGSYAAEVAKSVRFTTQEQTDNTLGKPELVLYTLNLEEYGSRGDCDINQSKATCCREEYFVDFRALTWTQYWIIEPAGYQAFRCTGGCRQPKRNYGYGERRCTVSESAPLPIMYLVKKGDYTEIEVAEFPNMIVERCACTMDNVSIV, from the exons ATGGATTTCTTCCGCGCCTGTGTTCTTTGCACGGCCTTTCTCGGCTGGACCAAGGCTTTTACGCATCAGGATATGAGAGAGGCGCTCCTAAGCAAGCTGGGCCTGGATGAAATCCCCGAGATCCACAAAAGGGATTTGGAGAACTTGGTTGTACCGGCTCACATCAGAAATAAATACTTGTCAATGTTGAAGATGCATCACAGTAGAAGACGCCGAGCGCTTCCGAGCTTGGCCGGCATTTTAAGAGGAATTCCAGGCAATGCTG acaTATCAGGAGAGTATGTGTACTCTGACACCACTCGGCATCGCGTGGTATTCGACATGGAGGCTCGGATCCCCGATAACAGCGAGGTGACCATGGCCGAGCTCAAACTCTACCAGCGGGCGTCGATCCACAAACGCCTCGCGGTGGAGAGGAAGACCCACCGACCCGTCAGCAACGCCAGAGTCAGCGTTTACTGGGTCGAGGAGCTGCCGAACGGATCCAACCGGACTTCATTGGTGGACTCGCG GTTGATTCCCATTCACGAAACCGGCTGGAAGAGCTTTGATGTGACCCAGGCTGTGCACTATTGGTCGAAGACGCAGCAGAAGACGCCCATGCACCTGGAGGTGTGGATCGAGGGCGAGAGACCTGGCAGCTACGCGGCGGAGGTGGCGAAAAGTGTGCGCTTTACCACCCAGGAGCAGACGGACAACACCTTGGGCAAACCCGAGCTCGTCCTCTACACACTCAACCTCGAAGAGTACGG TTCTCGTGGCGACTGTGACATCAACCAGAGCAAAGCAACCTGTTGCAGGGAAGAGTACTTTGTGGACTTCCGTGCCCTAACGTGGACACAGTACTGGATCATCGAACCGGCAGGGTACCAGGCCTTTAGGTGCACCGGAGGCTGCAGGCAGCCCAAACGGAACTACGGTTACGGGGAGAGGAGGTGCACGGTGTCGGAAAGCGCCCCCTTGCCAATCATGTACCTGGTGAAGAAGGGCGACTACACTGAGATCGAAGTGGCGGAGTTTCCCAACATGATCGTAGAAAGGTGCGCTTGCACCATGGACAATGTCTCCATAGTGTGA